A genomic region of Phragmites australis chromosome 2, lpPhrAust1.1, whole genome shotgun sequence contains the following coding sequences:
- the LOC133910069 gene encoding uncharacterized protein LOC133910069, with protein MQSHYGDVRDDVTQILNGLLAAFSKQCPLREVVMDVKSEVEEGELLKDCLEVGVKDLQGLLVIAKDHFSGASKVSSRHSEL; from the exons ATGCAAAGCCACTACGGGGATGTCCGCGACGACGTCACACAGATCCTCAAtggcctcctcgccgccttctCCAAACAG TGTCCGTTGAGAGAGGTGGTGATGGATGTGAAGTCGGAGGTGGAGGAAGGGGAATTGCTGAAGGATTGCCTTGAGGTGGGAGTGAAGGACTTGCAAGGTTTGCTTGTCATAGCCAAAGATCACTTCTCTGGCGCCTCAAAGGTTTCTTCACGGCACAGCGAACTCTGA
- the LOC133908643 gene encoding subtilisin-like protease SBT5.6 produces MTRGASLLLFLVLSSFSTLSVSSKQDQVYVVYLGKHDGAKTTEAIQGDHHALLLSVKDSEEEARASLLYSYKHSLNGFAAVLSEEEATKLSGRSEVVSAFPSERRWAPHTTRSWEFLGFEEGLRSPDGGGDWLPSGADASRDVIVGVLDSGIWPESRSFSDEGLGPVPARWKGVCQGGDSFSSSTCNRKIIGARYYVKAYEASYKGLNTTYAFRSPRDHDGHGTHTASTVAGRTVPGVSALGGFAAGAASGGAPLARLAIYKVCWPIPGPNPNIENTCFEADMLAAMDDAVDDGVDVMSVSIGSRGNPLRYVDDGIAIGALHAARRGVVVVCSGGNSGPKPATVSNLAPWMLTVGASSIDRAFDSSIKLGSGMEIMGQTVTPYQLPGNNKPYPLVYAADAVVHGTPANVSNQCLPNSLSTEKVRGKIVVCMRGSGLRVEKGLEVKRAGGAAILLGNPPALGSEVPVDAHVLPGTAVSAADASSILRYINSSSCPTATLDRSRTVVDVRPSPVMTQFSSRGPNVLEPSILKPDVTAPGLNILAAWSEVSSPTKLDGDNRVVKYNIASGTSMSCPHVSATAVLLKTAHPDWSSAAIRSAIMTTATITNAEGGPIMNGDGSVAGPMDYGSGHIRPKHALDPGLVYDVSYQDYLLFACASAGAQLDSSVPCPARPPPPYQLNHPSVAVHGLNGSVTVHRTVTNVGSVEAHYTVAVVEPTGVSVKISPKRLSFARTGEKKSFNIKIQAKGRRSGRVMSGQHLAGSYAWSDGVHVVRSPIVVLVA; encoded by the exons ATGACGAGAGGAGCGAGCCTTCTACTCTTCCTCGTTCTCTCTTCCTTCTCCACTCTCTCTGTCTCCAGCAAGCAAGACCAG GTCTACGTAGTGTACTTGGGCAAGCACGACGGAGCAAAGACGACGGAAGCAATCCAGGGGGATCATCACGCGCTCCTCCTCTCCGTCAAGGACAG TGAGGAGGAGGCACGGGCGTCGCTGCTGTACAGCTACAAGCACAGCCTGAATGGTTTCGCGGCTGTTCTCTCCGAGGAAGAGGCCACGAAACTGTCAG GGAGGAGCGAGGTGGTGTCTGCCTTCCCGAGCGAGAGGAGGTGGGCGCCGCACACCACGAGGTCTTGGGAGTTTCTGGGCTTCGAGGAAGGGCTGAGGAGCCCCGATGGTGGCGGCGACTGGCTGCCTTCGGGCGCCGATGCCAGCAGGGATGTCATCGTCGGCGTCCTCGACTCCG GGATTTGGCCGGAGTCGAGGAGCTTCAGCGACGAAGGGCTAGGGCCGGTGCCGGCACGGTGGAAGGGAGTGTGCCAAGGAGGAGATTCCTTCAGTTCCTCGACCTGCAATAG GAAGATCATAGGGGCACGATACTACGTCAAGGCCTACGAGGCGTCCTACAAGGGCCTCAACACCACGTACGCGTTCCGCTCGCCGCGCGACCACGACGGGCACGGCACCCACACTGCGTCCACCGTCGCGGGCCGCACCGTGCCTGGCGTGTCCGCGCTCGGCGGGTTCGCGGCGGGGGCAGCCTCGGGCGGAGCGCCGCTTGCCCGCCTGGCTATCTACAAGGTGTGCTGGCCCATCCCGGGGCCCAACCCCAACATCGAGAACACCTGCTTCGAGGCCGACATGCTGGCCGCCATGGACGACgcggtcgacgacggcgtcgacGTGATGAGCGTCTCCATCGGGTCGAGAGGGAACCCGCTGCGGTACGTGGACGACGGCATCGCCATTGGAGCGCTGCACGCCGCGAGGCGCGGTGTGGTGGTCGTGTGCAGCGGCGGGAACTCGGGGCCCAAGCCGGCCACCGTGTCGAACCTCGCGCCGTGGATGCTCACGGTCGGCGCGAGCAGCATCGACCGCGCTTTCGACTCCTCGATCAAGCTTGGCAGTGGCATGGAGATCATG GGTCAAACTGTAACACCATACCAGCTGCCCGGCAACAACAAGCCGTATCCTTTGGTTTACGCAGCAGACGCCGTTGTTCATGGGACTCCCGCTAACGTTTCCAA CCAATGCCTGCCGAATTCCTTGTCGACGGAGAAGGTGCGAGGCAAGATCGTCGTGTGCATGAGGGGCAGCGGCCTGAGGGTGGAAAAGGGCCTGGAGGTGAAGCGCGCGGGCGGCGCGGCCATTCTGCTCGGCAACCCACCGGCGCTCGGCAGCGAGGTCCCCGTCGACGCGCACGTCCTCCCGGGCACTGCGGTCTCCGCGGCCGACGCCAGCTCCATCCTCAGATACATCAATTCCAGCTCGTGCCCTACCGCGACGCTGGACCGGTCCAGGACCGTTGTGGACGTCAGACCCTCGCCGGTGATGACGCAGTTCTCGTCGCGTGGCCCTAACGTCCTCGAGCCAAGCATTCTCAAG CCGGACGTTACGGCGCCAGGGCTGAACATCCTGGCGGCGTGGAGCGAAGTGTCGTCACCGACGAAGCTCGACGGCGACAACCGCGTGGTGAAGTACAACATCGCCTCCGGGACGTCCATGTCGTGCCCGCACGTCTCCGCCACCGCCGTCCTCCTCAAGACCGCCCACCCCGACTGGAGCTCCGCCGCAATCCGATCGGCCATCATGACCACCG CAACAATCACCAACGCGGAAGGCGGCCCGATAATGAACGGGGACGGCTCGGTCGCAGGGCCCATGGACTACGGCTCGGGCCACATCAGGCCCAAGCACGCGCTGGATCCGGGCCTCGTGTACGACGTCTCGTACCAGGACTACCTCCTGTTCGCGTGCGCGAGCGCCGGCGCGCAGCTCGACAGCTCGGTCCCGTGCCCGgctcgcccgccgccgccgtaccAGCTGAACCACCCCTCGGTGGCCGTCCACGGCCTCAACGGCTCGGTCACCGTGCACCGGACGGTCACCAACGTCGGCTCGGTCGAGGCACACTACACCGTCGCCGTGGTCGAGCCCACGGGCGTCTCAGTGAAGATCTCCCCGAAAAGACTCAGTTTTGCTCGAACCGGCGAGAAGAAGTCGTTCAATATAAAGATCCAAGCGAAGGGGAGGAGAAGTGGGCGCGTGATGAGCGGGCAGCATTTGGCGGGATCGTATGCGTGGAGCGATGGTGTCCATGTCGTGAGGAGCCCCATTGTTGTTCTTGTCGCGTGA